A section of the Triticum dicoccoides isolate Atlit2015 ecotype Zavitan chromosome 7A, WEW_v2.0, whole genome shotgun sequence genome encodes:
- the LOC119327799 gene encoding formate dehydrogenase, mitochondrial, whose product MAAMCRAAAKQLVDRAVGSRAAHTSAGSKKIVGVFYQAGEYADKNPNFVGCVEGALGIRDWLESKGHHYIVTDDKEGLNSELEKHIEDMHVLITTPFHPAYVTAERIKKAKNLELLLTAGIGSDHIDLPAAAAAGLTVAEVTGSNTVSVAEDELMRILILLRNFLPGYQQVVKGEWNVAGIAHRAYDLEGKTVGTVGAGRIGRLLLQRLKPFNCNLLYHDRLQINPELEKEIGAKFEEDLDAMLPKCDVIVINTPLTEKTRGMFNKEKIAKMKKGVIIVNNARGAIMDTQAVADACSSGHIAGYGGDVWFPQPAPKDHPWRYMPNHAMTPHISGTTIDAQLRYAAGVKDMLDRYFKGEDFPAENYIVKEGELASQYK is encoded by the exons ATGGCCGCGATGTGTAGGGCCGCCGCGAAGCAGCTCGTCGACCGGGCCGTCGGATCCAGGGCCGCGCAT ACGTCCGCGGGCAGCAAGAAGATCGTGGGCGTGTTCTACCAGGCCGGCGAGTACGCCGACAAGAACCCCAACTTCGTCGGCTGCGTTGAGGGCGCCCTCGGCATACGCGACTGGCTCGAGTCCAAGGGGCATCACTACATTGTCACCGACGACAAGGAGGGGTTGAACAGCG AGCTGGAGAAGCACATTGAAGACATGCATGTTCTGATAACCACCCCATTCCACCCAGCCTATGTTACTGCAGAGAGGATCAAGAAGGCAAAGAACCTTGAGCTGCTTCTCACTGCTGGGATTGGATCGGACCATATTGATttgccagctgctgctgctgcaggcTTGACAGTGGCAGAGGTCACTGGAAGTAACACTGTCTCTGTGGCAGAAGATGAGCTCATGCGCATCTTGATTCTGCTCAGGAACTTCTTGCCTGGCTACCAACAGGTCGTTAAAGGTGAATGGAATGTTGCAGGCATTGCCCATAGGGCTTATGATCTTGAGGGGAAGACCGTCGGAACTGTCGGGGCAGGTCGTATTGGCAGGCTCTTACTTCAGCGCCTTAAGCCCTTCAACTGCAACCTGCTCTACCATGACAGACTTCAGATTAACCCAGAGCTTGAGAAAGAAATTGGGGCGAAATTTGAAGAGGACCTGGATGCTATGCTTCCAAAGTGTGATGTCATTGTGATAAACACACCTCTTACTGAGAAAACTAG AGGCATGTTCAACAAAGAAAAGATTGCAAAGATGAAGAAAGGTGTAATCATTGTGAATAACGCTCGGGGAGCAATCATGGATACCCAGGCAGTTGCTGATGCTTGCTCCAGCGGTCACATTGCTG GATATGGAGGTGATGTCTGGTTCCCCCAACCCGCACCCAAGGATCACCCATGGCGCTACATGCCTAATCATGCAATGACCCCTCACATCTCTGGGACTACAATTGATGCACAG CTGAGGTACGCGGCTGGAGTGAAGGACATGTTGGATAGGTACTTCAAGGGCGAGGACTTCCCCGCGGAGAACTACATCGtcaaggaaggcgagctcgccagcCAGTACAAGTAG